The following coding sequences are from one Microbulbifer sp. TB1203 window:
- the ccmD gene encoding heme exporter protein CcmD, translating to MQFQFSGLADFLAMDGHGVYVWFCYGVTLLVLAGLAIQPALHRRRLQRELQRQRRIAEARRKRSENIAAEPV from the coding sequence ATGCAGTTCCAGTTTTCCGGCCTCGCCGATTTCCTGGCGATGGATGGCCACGGTGTCTATGTGTGGTTTTGCTACGGCGTCACCCTGCTGGTCCTGGCCGGGCTCGCGATCCAGCCGGCCCTCCATCGCCGCCGGTTGCAGCGGGAGCTGCAACGGCAGCGGCGCATTGCCGAGGCCAGGCGGAAGAGATCGGAAAACATAGCGGCCGAACCCGTATAA
- a CDS encoding DsbE family thiol:disulfide interchange protein, with product MARLKLFLPLIIFAALALLFWRGLSLNPQDMPSALLNKPVPQFSLPQLAESGKEKNMQRSDLPAKPLLLNVWATWCIACRVEHPFLNKLAEEGVPIVGINLKDDGAEAQKWLEKFHNPYLFSIADKEGRLALDLGVFGAPETFLVDAEGVIRCKHVGVVDDRIWQTKLQPLYQKLQQQRWDEFAGELSDSLLARCR from the coding sequence GTGGCGCGACTGAAACTGTTTCTGCCGTTGATTATCTTCGCCGCGCTGGCGCTGCTGTTCTGGCGCGGTCTCTCCCTCAATCCCCAGGATATGCCCTCCGCCCTGCTCAACAAGCCGGTGCCGCAATTTTCCCTGCCGCAGTTGGCCGAGAGTGGAAAAGAAAAAAATATGCAACGTAGCGATCTGCCGGCGAAACCGCTGTTGCTGAATGTGTGGGCGACTTGGTGCATTGCCTGCCGTGTGGAGCATCCCTTTTTAAACAAGCTGGCGGAAGAGGGCGTGCCCATCGTGGGCATCAACCTGAAAGACGACGGTGCGGAAGCGCAGAAATGGCTGGAAAAATTCCACAATCCCTACCTGTTCAGCATCGCCGACAAAGAGGGGCGCCTGGCCCTGGACCTGGGCGTGTTCGGCGCGCCGGAAACCTTCCTGGTGGATGCGGAGGGAGTGATTCGCTGCAAACATGTGGGCGTGGTGGACGACCGCATTTGGCAGACCAAGCTGCAGCCGCTGTATCAGAAACTGCAACAACAGCGCTGGGACGAATTTGCCGGTGAGCTATCAGATTCCCTGCTCGCCCGTTGTCGCTGA
- a CDS encoding cytochrome c-type biogenesis protein CcmH encodes MRQTSCRALIAAALCACLSLAALATVEVEQLSTPELQARYEVLIEEMRCPKCQNQNLAGSDSPVAGDLRREIRRLLEEGFTDREISDYMVARYGDFVLYRPPLQRNTLALWLAPGVFAAIGLLVLIVIVVRSRSGSGARQEDASGELSEDERRRLRQLLGEDESGGKRQDD; translated from the coding sequence GTGAGACAGACAAGCTGTCGAGCCCTGATTGCCGCGGCACTGTGTGCCTGCCTGTCCCTCGCCGCGCTGGCGACAGTGGAGGTGGAGCAGCTGTCCACGCCGGAGCTGCAGGCGCGCTATGAAGTGCTGATCGAGGAGATGCGCTGCCCCAAATGCCAGAACCAGAACCTGGCGGGTTCCGACTCGCCGGTGGCGGGGGATCTGCGCCGGGAGATCCGCCGGCTGCTGGAAGAGGGTTTCACGGATCGGGAAATATCCGACTACATGGTGGCCCGCTATGGGGATTTTGTGCTCTACCGCCCCCCGCTGCAGCGCAATACGCTGGCCCTGTGGCTGGCGCCTGGGGTGTTTGCGGCCATCGGGCTGCTGGTGCTAATAGTGATCGTTGTGCGCTCGCGCAGCGGCTCCGGCGCACGCCAGGAGGACGCCAGCGGCGAATTGAGCGAAGACGAGCGCCGGCGGCTGCGACAGCTGCTGGGGGAAGACGAGAGCGGCGGGAAGCGACAAGATGACTGA
- the ccmI gene encoding c-type cytochrome biogenesis protein CcmI encodes MTELWLGLALLILPLAFVILWPALRGIGARQDSDKRAALAALYREQRAELQSALDSGSIDRQQYAQLEAEMARNLLAAEESAGANVSSGGGRSLLIGLAALVPLLALGLYAFSDRYDDLALYRDVVASQQGRSDEQTEARITRQLRERTQTHPEDLTGRYVLAQRLLVSGDPLGAVAEYRAIVASEPQAVGIKAELAQALFFAGGSRITEEVRELVHEVLQVQPGNGTALGLAGIAAFDRDEYRAARDYWQRALDQLSPDSTAAQALAAGVARAEAALAEKGDPVAAKADATAADGPSIRVQVKLGTGVSPEPATPVFIYARGADSPMPLAIVKLTAGQLPAEVVLDESRAMMPGRSLKGADSVQLVARLAINGDARPAPGDWQGAVESLPKAEWGEPQTITIDDKL; translated from the coding sequence ATGACTGAACTCTGGCTGGGCCTGGCGCTGCTGATTCTGCCGCTGGCCTTTGTAATTCTGTGGCCGGCGCTGCGCGGCATTGGCGCCCGGCAGGACTCCGACAAGCGCGCGGCGCTGGCGGCCCTGTATCGCGAACAGCGCGCGGAACTGCAATCCGCCCTGGACAGCGGTTCGATCGACCGGCAGCAGTATGCGCAACTGGAAGCGGAGATGGCGCGCAACCTGCTCGCGGCGGAGGAGTCCGCTGGTGCGAATGTCTCCTCCGGCGGCGGCCGTAGCCTGCTGATCGGCCTGGCGGCGCTGGTGCCACTGTTGGCGCTGGGGCTCTACGCCTTCTCAGACCGCTACGACGACTTGGCGCTGTATCGGGATGTCGTCGCCAGCCAGCAGGGGCGCTCCGACGAGCAGACCGAGGCGCGGATCACCCGCCAGCTGCGCGAGCGCACACAAACCCACCCGGAAGACCTTACCGGCCGCTATGTGCTGGCACAGCGCCTGCTGGTAAGTGGTGACCCGCTTGGCGCAGTGGCTGAGTATCGCGCGATAGTGGCCAGCGAGCCGCAGGCGGTGGGGATCAAGGCGGAACTGGCGCAGGCGCTGTTCTTCGCCGGCGGTTCCCGGATCACCGAAGAGGTGCGCGAATTGGTGCACGAGGTGCTGCAGGTACAGCCGGGTAACGGCACCGCGCTTGGCCTGGCGGGCATTGCCGCCTTCGACCGGGACGAATATCGGGCGGCGCGGGATTACTGGCAGCGCGCGCTGGACCAGCTGTCGCCGGATTCTACGGCGGCGCAGGCGCTGGCCGCCGGAGTGGCCCGGGCCGAGGCTGCGCTGGCGGAAAAGGGTGACCCGGTGGCGGCCAAGGCCGACGCCACGGCTGCCGACGGCCCGTCAATTCGTGTGCAGGTGAAGTTGGGCACAGGGGTTTCCCCCGAGCCCGCCACCCCGGTATTTATATACGCCCGCGGCGCCGACAGTCCCATGCCGCTGGCCATCGTCAAACTCACTGCCGGCCAACTGCCCGCCGAGGTGGTGCTGGATGAATCCCGCGCGATGATGCCGGGGCGCTCCCTGAAGGGTGCGGATTCAGTGCAGCTGGTGGCGCGACTGGCCATCAACGGCGACGCGAGACCGGCGCCGGGGGACTGGCAGGGCGCGGTGGAATCGCTGCCCAAAGCCGAGTGGGGAGAGCCGCAGACCATTACCATCGACGACAAGCTGTAG
- the ccmE gene encoding cytochrome c maturation protein CcmE, translating to MHPARKQRLILVVVLVGLSSAAVGFVTYAMRNNINYFYAPSAFAAGDVPFDRRIRAGGCVVPDSVQRAPDSLEVRFALTDGEADLEVTYDKLLPDLFAEGEAAVVTGVLMRDGTVRADQVLAKHDENYTPPEVADSMGENASCADGAKI from the coding sequence ATGCATCCAGCACGCAAACAGCGCCTGATTCTAGTGGTGGTTCTGGTGGGACTCTCCAGCGCCGCGGTGGGCTTTGTCACCTACGCCATGCGCAACAACATCAACTACTTTTACGCTCCCAGCGCCTTCGCCGCCGGCGACGTACCCTTCGACAGGCGCATCCGCGCCGGCGGTTGTGTGGTGCCCGACAGCGTGCAGCGCGCACCGGACAGCCTGGAGGTGCGCTTCGCACTCACCGACGGCGAGGCGGATCTGGAGGTGACGTATGACAAACTGCTGCCGGATCTCTTCGCCGAGGGAGAGGCCGCGGTGGTTACCGGCGTACTGATGCGGGACGGCACAGTGCGCGCCGATCAGGTGCTGGCCAAGCACGATGAAAACTACACGCCGCCGGAAGTGGCGGATTCGATGGGCGAGAACGCCAGCTGCGCGGACGGGGCAAAAATATGA
- a CDS encoding heme ABC transporter permease gives MAWEWFHRLGSPRWFYHKTGAWLPWLALASLVLLAVGSAWGLGFAPQDAKQGNSYRIIYIHVPAAFLALAGYYIMAVSGAIGLIWKMKLSFVVMRAAAPIGAALTFIALFTGALWGKPTWGTYWVWDARITSMLILLLLYIGVLALSRAFSREQVADRACALLALVGTVNIPIIYKSVDWWFTLHQPASIKLTQSNSIDPSMFYPLLTMIAGFYCFYAWTLIAHTRSLVLQREWRTQWVQQALGEGS, from the coding sequence TTGGCTTGGGAATGGTTTCACCGCTTGGGTTCGCCGCGCTGGTTTTACCACAAGACCGGCGCCTGGCTGCCGTGGCTGGCGCTGGCGAGCCTGGTGCTGCTGGCGGTCGGCAGCGCCTGGGGGCTGGGTTTTGCGCCGCAGGACGCCAAACAGGGCAACAGCTACCGGATTATCTATATCCATGTGCCCGCCGCCTTCCTGGCCCTGGCCGGCTACTACATTATGGCGGTGAGCGGCGCCATCGGCCTCATCTGGAAAATGAAACTCTCCTTCGTGGTGATGCGCGCGGCGGCGCCCATCGGCGCGGCGCTCACTTTTATCGCACTGTTCACTGGCGCCCTCTGGGGCAAACCCACCTGGGGCACCTACTGGGTGTGGGATGCGCGCATCACTTCCATGCTGATCCTGCTGCTCCTGTATATCGGCGTGCTGGCGCTGTCCCGCGCCTTCAGCCGCGAGCAGGTGGCGGACAGGGCCTGTGCGCTGCTGGCGCTGGTGGGTACGGTGAATATTCCGATTATCTACAAGTCGGTGGACTGGTGGTTTACCCTGCACCAGCCGGCCAGTATCAAGTTGACCCAGTCCAACAGCATAGACCCGAGCATGTTCTATCCGCTGCTCACCATGATTGCCGGTTTTTACTGTTTTTATGCCTGGACCCTGATCGCGCACACCCGCAGCCTGGTGCTGCAGCGCGAGTGGCGCACTCAGTGGGTGCAGCAAGCACTGGGGGAGGGGAGCTAA
- the ccmB gene encoding heme exporter protein CcmB, with protein MPAETAPTVFRAGPGFAALLRLELLLALRRCADIANPLLFFVTVLALLPLGVGPEPELLARMAPGLIWVVALLATLLSQESLFRSDFEDGSLEQLTLCPQPLYFAVMAKAAVHWLVTGLPLALLSPLLGLMLSLPVEGYLCLLISLLLGTASLSLIGAVGAALTVALRRAGLLLALIVMPLYVPVLIFGTGAVQAAVDGYAYGAQLAVLAGLLAAASALAPLAAAGAIRISLDN; from the coding sequence ATGCCGGCTGAAACCGCCCCCACTGTGTTTCGCGCCGGTCCCGGCTTTGCGGCCCTGCTGCGGCTGGAATTGCTGCTGGCCCTGCGCCGCTGTGCGGATATCGCCAACCCGTTGCTGTTCTTCGTCACCGTGCTGGCCCTGCTGCCGCTGGGGGTGGGGCCGGAACCGGAACTGCTGGCACGAATGGCACCGGGGCTGATCTGGGTGGTGGCCCTGCTGGCGACGCTGCTGTCCCAGGAAAGCCTGTTTCGCAGTGATTTCGAGGACGGCTCCCTGGAGCAACTGACGCTTTGCCCGCAACCACTGTATTTCGCGGTGATGGCAAAGGCGGCGGTGCACTGGCTGGTGACCGGCTTGCCGCTGGCGCTGCTGTCGCCCCTGTTGGGGCTGATGCTCAGCCTGCCGGTGGAAGGCTATTTATGCCTGTTGATTTCACTGTTGCTGGGGACCGCCAGCCTGAGCCTGATCGGCGCCGTGGGCGCGGCGCTCACTGTGGCGCTTCGGCGCGCCGGGCTGCTGCTGGCGCTGATTGTTATGCCGCTCTATGTGCCCGTGTTAATCTTCGGCACCGGTGCGGTGCAGGCGGCTGTCGACGGCTACGCCTACGGCGCGCAGCTGGCGGTACTGGCGGGGCTGCTGGCCGCGGCGTCGGCACTGGCGCCGCTGGCGGCGGCGGGTGCAATCCGTATCAGCCTGGATAATTGA
- a CDS encoding heme lyase CcmF/NrfE family subunit produces MTPEFGHFALIVGLLLSIALAAVPMAGSYTARPLWMEAGRPLALGVLVFTAIAFVCLTVAFVQSDFSVLYVAQNSNSILPLHYKITAVWGGHEGSILLWLLMQAGWAAAVALFSRQLPTELVARVLSVLGLVLVGFFLFILLTSNPFDRSLPFPPVEGTDLNPLLQDPGMIIHPPLLYMGYVGFSVAFAFAIAALLGGHLDSAWARWARPWTAVAWSFLTLGIALGSWWAYYELGWGGWWFWDPVENASFMPWLVGTALLHSLAVSEKRGLFKSWTILLAIFAFSLSLLGTFLVRSGVLTSVHAFATDPLRGGFILVFLAIVIGLSLLLFALRAPAVSAQSVFSFRARETFLLGNNVLLVLVMGVVLTGTLYPLLADALNWGKISVGPPFFNMFFVPLMALLCLLLGLGIHANWKDSRWDKLLRAWGPPFAVAGIAALALPFALGEFHWGAALGIFVGTWVVAASVADIFAKTRNADSFAAGLRRQRASYYGMHLAHAGLAVTALGVALTSVYSVERDLRMSPGSSYEVAGYDFRFDGVRSVQGPNYRASEGVLFVSRNGEAIAELLPQKRNYLSGGNTMTEAAIDTGLFRDLYAALGEPLDKDNPGGDWGVRLQYKAFVVWIWLGALLMAIGGGIAVADKRYRKLKAARAAETAVPAIA; encoded by the coding sequence ATGACCCCGGAATTTGGTCACTTCGCGCTGATCGTCGGCCTGCTGCTTTCCATCGCGCTGGCCGCAGTGCCCATGGCCGGCAGCTATACCGCCCGTCCGCTGTGGATGGAAGCGGGGCGCCCGCTGGCCCTGGGGGTGCTGGTATTTACCGCCATCGCCTTTGTGTGCCTCACCGTCGCTTTTGTACAGAGCGATTTTTCCGTTTTGTACGTGGCGCAGAACTCCAACAGCATCCTGCCACTGCACTACAAGATCACCGCGGTGTGGGGCGGCCACGAGGGCTCGATCCTGCTCTGGTTGCTGATGCAGGCCGGCTGGGCCGCGGCGGTGGCCCTGTTCAGCCGCCAACTGCCGACGGAGCTGGTTGCCCGTGTACTTTCGGTGCTGGGCCTGGTGCTAGTGGGTTTCTTCCTGTTTATCCTGCTCACCTCCAACCCCTTCGATCGCAGCCTGCCGTTTCCGCCGGTGGAGGGCACCGACCTCAACCCGCTGCTGCAGGACCCGGGCATGATCATCCACCCCCCGCTGCTGTATATGGGTTATGTTGGTTTTTCCGTGGCCTTCGCCTTCGCCATCGCCGCATTGCTCGGCGGCCATCTGGACAGCGCCTGGGCCCGCTGGGCGCGCCCCTGGACCGCGGTGGCCTGGTCATTTCTCACCCTGGGCATCGCCCTGGGCAGCTGGTGGGCCTACTACGAACTGGGCTGGGGCGGCTGGTGGTTCTGGGACCCGGTGGAGAACGCCTCCTTTATGCCCTGGCTGGTGGGTACCGCACTCTTGCACTCGCTCGCGGTGAGCGAAAAACGCGGTCTGTTTAAAAGCTGGACCATCCTGCTGGCCATTTTCGCTTTCAGCCTGAGCCTGCTGGGCACTTTCCTGGTACGCTCCGGGGTGCTCACCTCGGTGCACGCTTTTGCCACCGATCCGCTGCGCGGCGGATTTATTCTCGTGTTCCTGGCTATCGTAATCGGCCTCTCCCTGCTGCTCTTCGCCCTGCGCGCGCCGGCGGTAAGTGCACAGAGTGTTTTTTCTTTCCGTGCGCGGGAGACTTTCCTGCTGGGCAACAATGTCCTTCTGGTGCTGGTTATGGGTGTGGTGCTCACCGGTACCCTCTACCCGCTGCTGGCGGATGCGCTCAACTGGGGCAAGATCAGCGTGGGCCCGCCGTTTTTCAATATGTTCTTCGTACCGCTGATGGCGCTGCTCTGCCTGCTGTTGGGTCTGGGTATTCACGCCAACTGGAAGGACAGCCGCTGGGACAAACTGCTGCGCGCCTGGGGCCCGCCATTTGCGGTTGCGGGGATCGCAGCGCTGGCACTGCCTTTTGCCCTGGGCGAGTTCCACTGGGGCGCGGCGCTGGGAATTTTTGTCGGCACCTGGGTTGTCGCGGCCAGCGTTGCGGATATTTTTGCCAAAACCCGCAACGCCGATTCCTTTGCCGCCGGACTCAGGCGCCAGCGCGCCAGCTACTACGGCATGCACCTGGCCCATGCCGGCCTGGCGGTGACGGCACTGGGTGTGGCGCTGACCAGTGTGTACAGTGTCGAGCGCGACCTGCGTATGTCCCCGGGCAGCAGCTATGAAGTGGCCGGCTACGATTTCCGTTTCGACGGCGTGCGTTCCGTACAGGGCCCCAACTACCGCGCCTCCGAGGGCGTGCTTTTTGTCAGCCGCAACGGCGAAGCGATAGCGGAACTGCTGCCGCAGAAACGCAATTATCTCTCCGGCGGCAATACCATGACCGAAGCGGCCATCGACACCGGTCTGTTCCGCGACCTCTATGCGGCCCTCGGCGAACCGCTGGACAAAGACAATCCCGGCGGCGACTGGGGGGTGCGCCTGCAGTACAAGGCGTTTGTGGTGTGGATCTGGCTGGGGGCGCTGTTGATGGCCATCGGCGGCGGCATCGCGGTGGCGGACAAGCGCTACCGCAAACTCAAGGCCGCGCGCGCGGCCGAAACCGCTGTCCCCGCGATTGCGTAA
- the ccmA gene encoding cytochrome c biogenesis heme-transporting ATPase CcmA: MPVTPESHSLLEVRQLSCERDGRRLFAGLDFELAPGAALQIEGANGAGKTTLLRTLIGSAGDFSGEIRWNGLPYPPALPQLRDALLYIGHHPGVRRGLTPAENLAWYGAGRSEALLALEQLDLYGFEDTLCQRLSAGQNRRVALARLFLPRAPRLWILDEPLAALDTAGVSRLQGQMALHLSRGGSLLFTSHQALPLAQLQRIDLAAYVPTEAEEPFAGGAYAG; encoded by the coding sequence ATGCCAGTTACCCCCGAATCCCACAGTCTGCTAGAAGTGCGCCAGCTGTCCTGCGAGCGGGACGGCCGCCGCCTGTTCGCGGGGCTGGACTTCGAGCTGGCTCCCGGCGCGGCGCTACAGATTGAGGGCGCCAACGGCGCCGGCAAGACCACCCTGTTGCGCACCCTGATCGGCAGCGCCGGCGATTTCAGCGGCGAGATACGCTGGAACGGACTGCCGTATCCCCCGGCCCTGCCGCAGCTGCGCGACGCCCTGCTGTATATCGGCCACCATCCCGGTGTGCGCCGCGGCCTGACCCCGGCGGAAAACCTCGCCTGGTACGGTGCGGGAAGGAGTGAGGCGCTGCTGGCACTGGAACAACTGGATCTCTACGGTTTCGAGGACACCCTCTGCCAGCGGCTCTCCGCCGGCCAGAACCGCCGTGTGGCCCTGGCGCGGCTATTCCTGCCCAGGGCTCCGCGCCTGTGGATCCTGGACGAGCCCCTGGCCGCGTTGGACACCGCCGGTGTGTCCCGCCTGCAGGGGCAGATGGCCCTCCATTTGAGTCGCGGCGGCAGCCTTCTGTTTACTTCTCACCAGGCGCTGCCGCTGGCGCAACTTCAACGTATCGACCTGGCGGCTTACGTGCCGACCGAAGCGGAAGAACCCTTCGCGGGGGGTGCCTATGCCGGCTGA
- a CDS encoding YigZ family protein: protein MSYQIPCSPVVAETEEKKSRFICWLGPVGNKAAFQQQLDAVRAQYPDATHHCTAVVIGNPSNPEVMQADDDGEPGGSAGRPMLELLLKQQVGNVGAIVTRYFGGTKLGVGGLMRAYRGAVGTALQQAELKPFVPLLQVQVTCDFAQESRLRFLVGQQGGTCEDADYSEKVSMQLKLPQDQWPALREQLLAESFKILID from the coding sequence GTGAGCTATCAGATTCCCTGCTCGCCCGTTGTCGCTGAGACGGAAGAAAAGAAAAGCCGCTTTATCTGCTGGCTCGGACCGGTGGGAAATAAAGCGGCCTTCCAGCAGCAGCTGGACGCCGTCCGCGCGCAATACCCGGACGCCACCCACCACTGTACCGCAGTGGTGATCGGCAACCCCTCAAACCCCGAAGTGATGCAGGCGGACGACGACGGCGAGCCCGGCGGCAGCGCCGGGCGCCCCATGCTCGAACTGCTGCTCAAGCAGCAGGTAGGCAATGTGGGTGCCATCGTCACCCGCTATTTCGGCGGCACCAAACTCGGCGTCGGCGGTCTGATGCGCGCCTACCGCGGCGCAGTGGGCACCGCACTGCAACAGGCCGAGCTCAAACCCTTCGTTCCCCTGCTGCAGGTACAGGTAACCTGCGACTTCGCCCAGGAATCCCGCCTGCGCTTCCTGGTCGGGCAGCAGGGAGGCACTTGCGAGGATGCGGATTACAGCGAAAAGGTCAGCATGCAGCTGAAACTACCTCAAGATCAGTGGCCGGCGCTGAGAGAGCAACTGTTGGCGGAAAGCTTCAAAATCCTCATTGACTAG
- a CDS encoding BCCT family transporter has translation MKPITFWPALAGILAVLAATAVDKQNFIQLTSAVNAAIIENFSFLFLYGALALLALCIYIFFSPLGRVRIGGDGAQPIYSPFRWFSVSLTTVIAMGILFWAVAEPVVHLHEPPPFTGVEPGGAEAMRFAMSSVFVHWTLAPYAIYTVAALAFALAFYNCGHSFSVGSLLRPLLGDHLGEKTAQGIDALVLFAVVVGMSAVLSAGLLLIGDGLQVLFGIPKSPQVYAATAAFIVAVALLSAASGLGQGIQVLARINTVLFVLLMLYVLVVGPSIFIIKLGSQSLAEYLTGFIPRHLLFNEPASSRWSGWWTTAFFASWFAWAPLSCLFLGKIARGYTVRQFILVNLLLPSIFGFLWFSTFGLSALYFDIQNGGAMYGVYRSEGLAAMAYQLFSYLPGSIVLSLFFIFACFISFITATDSNTDAIGGLCMRSVTAEHMGSPFGIKLLWAGVIGIVGWCSATYLGSDGIKMLANLAGLPGVLIVLGSGGSLGLMAYRVHLTKDYEEEGAN, from the coding sequence TTGAAGCCCATTACCTTCTGGCCCGCGCTGGCCGGCATTCTGGCAGTGCTGGCAGCCACCGCGGTGGATAAACAAAACTTTATCCAGCTCACTTCCGCCGTCAACGCAGCGATAATCGAAAACTTTTCCTTCCTGTTTCTCTACGGCGCCCTGGCACTGCTCGCCCTGTGTATTTATATTTTCTTCTCACCCCTCGGCCGAGTGCGTATCGGTGGGGACGGCGCTCAGCCCATCTATTCTCCTTTTCGCTGGTTTTCGGTATCCCTCACCACAGTCATCGCCATGGGTATCCTGTTCTGGGCGGTGGCGGAACCGGTGGTACACCTCCATGAACCGCCGCCCTTTACCGGCGTTGAACCGGGCGGCGCAGAGGCGATGCGCTTTGCCATGTCCAGTGTGTTCGTACACTGGACCCTGGCGCCCTACGCCATCTACACCGTCGCCGCTCTGGCCTTCGCCCTGGCTTTCTATAATTGCGGCCACAGCTTTTCCGTGGGCTCCCTGTTGCGGCCCTTGCTGGGAGATCACTTGGGGGAGAAGACTGCACAAGGTATCGATGCACTGGTACTGTTCGCCGTGGTGGTGGGAATGTCCGCGGTGCTGAGTGCCGGCCTGCTGCTGATTGGCGACGGCTTGCAGGTGCTGTTCGGCATCCCCAAGTCGCCGCAGGTCTACGCCGCCACCGCGGCGTTTATCGTCGCCGTCGCGCTGCTCTCCGCCGCCAGCGGCCTGGGCCAGGGCATACAGGTGCTGGCCCGTATCAATACGGTGTTGTTCGTATTGCTGATGCTGTATGTGCTGGTTGTGGGGCCCAGTATCTTTATCATCAAACTGGGCAGCCAATCCCTGGCCGAATACCTGACCGGCTTTATCCCGCGTCACCTGCTTTTCAATGAGCCCGCATCCAGCCGCTGGTCCGGCTGGTGGACCACTGCCTTCTTCGCCAGTTGGTTTGCCTGGGCGCCCTTGTCCTGCCTGTTTCTGGGCAAGATAGCCCGGGGTTACACAGTGCGGCAGTTTATTCTGGTCAATTTGCTGCTGCCGTCCATTTTTGGCTTTTTATGGTTTTCCACCTTTGGGCTCTCCGCGCTGTATTTCGATATCCAGAATGGCGGTGCCATGTACGGTGTCTATCGGAGCGAGGGACTGGCAGCTATGGCCTACCAGCTGTTCAGTTATCTGCCCGGCAGCATTGTGCTCAGCCTGTTTTTTATCTTCGCCTGTTTTATCTCTTTCATTACTGCAACGGATTCCAATACGGATGCGATAGGCGGGCTCTGCATGCGCTCGGTCACCGCCGAGCATATGGGATCGCCGTTTGGGATCAAGCTGCTGTGGGCCGGTGTGATTGGGATTGTGGGCTGGTGTAGCGCCACTTACCTCGGTTCCGATGGGATCAAGATGTTGGCCAATTTGGCGGGGTTGCCTGGGGTTTTGATTGTTTTGGGGAGTGGGGGAAGTCTGGGGCTTATGGCTTATCGGGTCCACTTGACGAAGGATTACGAAGAGGAGGGAGCCAATTGA